One stretch of Hymenobacter sublimis DNA includes these proteins:
- a CDS encoding YybH family protein translates to MRRFLLALLAVPALSATAFAQTTPAAAATPSADEAAVRSVLTKYQQAVQKLDTTGTARLFTANSQVFESGGVEGSYRHYAEHHLAPELKEFSAFTFSDYKAAVQVDGPYAFATETYTYTINLKKDPKEKEAKAPIVRRGVATSVLRKNAAGQWQIMSTHTSARTPRVKK, encoded by the coding sequence ATGCGCCGTTTCCTCCTTGCCCTGTTGGCCGTTCCCGCCCTGTCGGCTACCGCTTTTGCCCAAACCACGCCCGCTGCAGCGGCAACCCCCAGCGCCGATGAGGCGGCTGTGCGGTCCGTGCTGACTAAGTACCAGCAGGCCGTGCAAAAGCTCGATACCACGGGCACCGCCCGCCTGTTCACGGCCAACTCCCAGGTGTTCGAGTCGGGTGGGGTGGAAGGCTCCTACCGGCACTACGCCGAGCACCACCTGGCCCCCGAGCTCAAGGAGTTTAGCGCCTTCACCTTCAGCGACTACAAGGCCGCCGTGCAGGTAGACGGTCCTTATGCTTTCGCAACGGAAACCTACACCTATACCATTAACCTCAAGAAGGACCCCAAGGAGAAAGAGGCCAAGGCGCCCATCGTGCGTCGCGGGGTGGCCACGTCGGTGCTGCGCAAAAACGCCGCCGGCCAGTGGCAAATCATGAGCACCCACACCTCGGCCCGCACGCCCCGGGTCAAGAAATAA